Below is a genomic region from Granulicella sp. L56.
ATTCCCTGCATCAGTGCTGCCACCCGGCCCGAAGTTGCTCCCTCCATGCGCAACATACATAGAGAACGAGACTCCACGGCTAAGATACGCATCGATTACACCGGCAATCTGACCGGCGTTCTCCATTGCATCCTTCAACTTGCCCCCTGCCAACGCGTCCCACCCCGAATAGGTCTCAGAGCTGAACACAGGCACCGACGGATACTTTGCACGCAACGCCAACAGATCGCCTACCTCCAACGGGTCGAACCCGATCGGCTGTTCAGGGAGGCCACACGATGGATGATCCGCCAATTGAGACTCTCCATTGTTCGTCGAAAATACGCTTGTCAGGCCATGTTTCACCCACAACTGCCGCAGATCCTCAACATGACGCGGGTCAATACTGTAGTCTCCCCGATCTACGTTTATGCCTTGTCCATGAAAGGAGCCATACTCGTTTTCTACCTGAACCATCAAGATCGGACCGCCGTTGTGCACCAAGTGTGGCTTGATGATGGACGAAAGCTTAGAGATATAGCTTTCCACAGACGCCATGTATCGAACATCGCTGCTGTTCCTCAGCTTGATATCGTCGTATTGCAAGAGGTAGGCCGGAATACCACCCAGATCCCAGAAGGCATTCACATAAGGCCCGGGTCGCAGATAGATCCACATCCCATGCTTGTGGCAGAGTTGGATGAATCCCTCCAGGTTGCGGTTCTCTGTAACAAAGTCAAACTCGCCCTGCTTTGTCTCAAAATAGTTCCAGAACAAATAGGCTGAGACCGTATTGAAGCCCATTGCCTTCACCATCTGTATCCGATGCTCCCAATACTCAACCGGAATGCGTGCTGGATGCAGTTCCCCTGCTGTCATCACAAACGGCTTCTTATCGAGCATAAACTGCCCATCTTTAAATCCAAACGTATGGAGAGGGAGGCCCCTCGAAGGCTCCTGCTCCAGGTCTTCTTCTTGCACCATAGGCTTGTTTCGCAATGCGACGAGACCAAAACCCCTGCAAGCAGGAATAATCGGAGCCACCAGCCCATAAGCAATTACTTTTCTACGTGTGATCATCTGAAGCCTTCGCTTTCAATCAAAACGTTCGTTCGTAGTGCAATACAACCTGCTCAAGCGACAAACGGTATTCGCCGCGGCACGCGGCGAACTTTCCTGTCCGGGCTCTCGTCCTTGTTGATGTGCATCATCAGAAGAACCAGAGGTTGAGCGCAAGCACCGCGAGAAGGACGCCGCCAGCGAGAGCCTCGGGCTGACGATACCATCCCAGGCTACGAACCTGCAGCCGCGGAGTAAGGGAATACACCAGACCTGCCAGAGCTGGTTCGTCCCTGGGCGTCGTCAGCAGGCTGACAACAATCGTGACGACAACACATGTGATAAACGCAACGATTGCCGTCCAAAATGCCTGTGCAAGATCGCTTGCGTAGATAATGTGAATCCCGAAGAAGCCACCATGAATTCCTGGCAGGCTTCCTTGTGGCAGGCTGATGCCGTGGTGAACGCAGGCTGCGCCCATACCCGAAAGCAAACCAATGAAGGCGCCATGCCCGGTCGTTCGCTTCCAGAACATCCCCAGCGCAAAAGTTGCAAATAGCGGCGCGTTCACGAAAGCGAAGACAAGTTGCAGCAAATCCATGATGTTGTTGAACGATGCGGCAAGATAAGCGGCACCTATTGAGAGCGCGATACCTACGGCCGTGGTGACACGCCCAATCATCACATAGTGCGCATCGCTGGCCGTCGGCTTGAGGTAGGCCTGATATAGATCGTAGGTCCAAACGGTGTTGAATGCCGTGACGTTGCCCGCCATTCCGGACATAAACGATGCCAGAAGCGCTGTGAGTCCAAGCCCGAGCAGTCCTTCCGGATAGTAGTGGATCAGCATCATCGGAGTCGCGAGATCGTAGTCGAGGATCACATGTCCCTGCGCATCATGCTCCACGGTGCCGGCGGTCGACAGCTTCACCGGAAGGATGCCAGTCGAAGAGCCTGCAGCAGCCGAAATCTGACGGGCGGATCCATGCGAAAGTACCACTGGAGCAACCACAGCGATCATGCCTGGCAGAATGACCAGCAATGGAAAGAGCATCTTCGGGATTGAGGCGACCAGTGGTACTAGCCGCGCGCGCTCCTGCGACTTGGCCGACATGGCACGTTGCACGACGAGGAAGTCTGTACACCAGTACCCGAACGACAGCACGAAGCCGAGTCCCATACCGAGTCCGATCCACTCCACCCCGATCGGGTTCTGGTGCGCAGTACCGAGGTAACGCCATGCGTGCGCGTATGCTCCGGGAGCGTAGCCGTGAGCCGCCGAAACTACAGCCAGCCTTTGCTTCAGCCCTGCCCACCCGCCGACGGAACGTAGTCCCATCCAGGTGAGAGGCGCAAGACCGATCACAATGAGAAAGAACTGCAACACCTCGTTGTAGATCGCACTCGTCAATCCGCCAAGGGAGACATAGCTCAGAACGATTACAGCCGCAACCAGCACACTGATGTTGAAGTTCCAGCCGAGAAGCAGATAGAACAACTTGCCCATAGCGTACATGGAGACGCCCGACGAAAAAATGGTCATAATCGCGAAGGTGATTGCATTCAGGGCTCGAGTCTTCTCATCGAAACGCAGGCGAAGATATTCCGGCACAGAACGCGCGCGTGAGCCGTAGTAGAACGGCATCATGTAGAGTCCCGCGAAGACCATCGCAGGCACGGCGAGCCAGTAAAAATGACAGGTGGCGAGACCATACTTCGCACCCGAGGCGCCCATGCCGATCACCTCCTGAGCGCCGAGATTGGCGGAGATAAATGCGATGGCTGCGATCCAGGTTGGCATTGCGCGTCCAGCCATGAAGTAGTCATTGGACGTATGCACCCGGCGCTTGACGATAAAGCCTATCGCTACCGTAAGGGTGAAGTACACTGCCATGACCAGGCAGTCGATCCAACTTAGATGAATGAGGCGGCTCAAACCTGCTCCTTGCTTGCGCAGTTATTCAAAGTCTCCACCTGTTCCGGTGAGCTGAAACGCTGTTCCGCCGCAAGGTACGAGTTGGCCACCGTCTACTACAATCGAGGCTCCGGTGACATAGGAAGCCATGTCGCTGAGCAGAAACACGATCACGTTCGCGACTTCTTCTGCTGTGCCCATCCGCCCAAGCAATGCAAGTGAATGACATGCATCGAGGACTTTTTGCGGGTCGGGCTCGCGGCTTGCACCCCAACGAATCATCGGCGTGTCGATTGCTCCCGGAAGGACGCAGTTCGCACGCACCCCGGCCCGAGCGAAGTCCAGTGCGATCGAGCGCATCAACCCCACAATAGCGTGCTTGCCGGTAACATATGCGGCGGAATTACGATGGGCCACCAGCGATTGTGTTGAACCGGTGAGCACGATTGAAGAGCCGCCGCGCCGCTGCATATGCGGAAGCACCGAGCGGGTTATATAGAATGCGCTATCCAGGTCGATAGCTAGGGTTCGCTCCCATGCGTCTACGGATGTGGTCACAGCACTGCCGTAGCTCTGCACTCCCGCGCAGTGTGCGAGCAGGTCGATTCCTCCTAATTTTTGGGAGATCTCGCTTACAACTCTTTCGACCGCATCCGCAAAGGCTAGATCGACCTTATCAAAGAGTGCACACTCTGCCCGCATTGCGTTCAACTCTTCGGCGAGTTGCTCCCCCAATTCGACATTGCGATCCAGGATAGCCACCCGCGCTCCTCGGTTTGCCAAGGCAATTGCAGTAGCGCGCCCTATACCACTTGCTGCCCCGGTAACGATTGCAACCTTACCTTCAAACCGAAGATCGCGAGACACACAATCCATCACAACACGCCCGTTTCTGTAAATACATCGTGTGCTCGTGCTCCGTTTAACAGCATGGTACGTGCGGTCTTCTCCTTACGAGCCTGGTCGAGCGCTCGGCTCACAACCGTTTCCTCCATCTCGCGTGGCAGTACAACGACACCATCTACGTCGCCCATGAGAATATCTCCGGGCATAACTCGTACTCCCTCGATCTCGAGCGGTACTCGATAATCAATGACCTGCCCACGGCCTCGCTGGTCTTTTCCATAGCTTCCATAACAGAAAGTTGGAAAATCGATCGAGCGTATCCGATTAATGTCTCTTGCATAACCAGCGAGCACCGCACCCGCAGCACCTCTCCCTTTTGCCGCAATAGACATCAATTCCCCCCAGAGCGCGTATCGCGGAGCGCAGCCGGCAGCAATATAGACTTCGTGGCGCTGCAGTGAATCGAGTGCTTCCAGCATCTTGCCGAAAGGCGGGGTTGGCAAATGAAATACATCAGCCTCTAGCACTGTCATCGCCCGGCCCACCACCACCATATGGGGTAAGAGCGGGCGACAATGGGCCGGAAGCCATTGGTGATTCTTACCCTCAAGATCCAGCACATCACCGATGATGGAGCTAAATAGATGCTCTCTGATAAGGGCGAAAAGCTCTTCGTCATCCTTCCATTCCATGATCCTTCTCCTGTCTGGTTATGCCCAGTATCGTACCGAGTTTCTAAACGTAAAAGCCTGGACGCCGAACTGTAATTCCCGGATGGCGATCGAGCTCCTCCTCGACGAAGTCGAAGCCAAGACCGGGATCATCACTCAGTTCGTAAAAACCGTTTCGTACAGGCAATGGTTTATCCAAAATGGTGTCACGCCATGGCACGTCCGTAGCCATGAACTCCTGATAGAAAAAATTGGGGATTGATGCCATGACATGTGCTGCCGCGATGGTGGAGATCGGCCCATTGGGGTTGTGTGGAGCAATCGGCACATTGAATGCCTCTGCCATGGTGGCGATACGCTTCATTTCGCCAATCCCCCCGCAGCGGGTGATGTCCGGCATTAGAATATCCGCCGCTCCTGCTTCGAGGATCGGACGTGCCATGAAGCGGGAATGGAGACGCTCTCCGACACATACAGGCAATGTAATCTGTCGCTTGATGGCTGCGATTTCCTTCGGAAATTCCGGCCCTGCGGGTTCCTCATACCACATGCAGTTAATGCCGGCCGCAGCAATACGATGTGCCATTTCAACTGCCGTCGGCCCGTTCAGCATCGCATGAGTCTCCACGGCTATCGGAAAATCCGGCCCCACGGCACGCTGTACCGCCACTAGGCGCTCGATCGCAATCTTTTTGCCAGACTCTGTTAGCCCGAGATTATCTTGTAGGTCTTCTCCATACCAGTAGTTGATATGAGCAAAAGGGTCCATCTTGCAGGCACGAAAACCACGCTCTTTGATTCCAAGCGCCTGCTCCGCATAGTCCTCGGGTTTACCTGTTCCCTTTAAGAACCAGTAATTCGCATAGAGCTTAATCTGCTTGCGAAAGGCTCCGCCAAGCAATTGATAGACAGGAAGTTTCGCGCGCTTGCCAGCAATATCCCAAAGTGCAATATCGATGGCACTGATGCCACTTAGCACTGGGCCGCCCTGCCCAAGCCAGTTGAAATCGCGGTAGAGTTTGGTCCAGATATAGTCGATTCGCGAGGAGTCTTCTCCTATCAGCGTCTCCCCCATATGACGGCATGCCTCGAGGATCATCGGGCTGCCCGGCCAGTTGGTACCCTCACCAATTCCGGTGAGTCCGTCATCGGTCCAGATCTTGATGAAGACCCAGTTGTATTTAATCCCTTCCACCATCCAGGTCTTTATTGCCGTAATCTTCATACGCTATGTTCTCTCACTTGGGATACTCGTTAGGATCTGCTCAACAACATTCTGGATCACTCTAGCCGCGCTCATACTTCATGAATATTCGTAAGTCGAAGGCGAATTTCATGACTTGACTCAGCTGGCGGCTTAGCTACTCCGATGTAGTTTCCCCATTCTAGATCCGGATATTTCCAGTAATTGAAAGTGCTCAATAGTACTCGCCCATCGGCTAATGAAGAGGCGCGGACAGCCACATCACCAGATGCTTCAATGCGGGCTCGAATATCCCCTTGCGCCAAGATGCACGATGCGTACCAAACATTTTCTTTCAGGGAGCGAAAGTCGTTTGTTGAGTTCGGTGCAGGACCGTCTTTACCGAAGAGCAGAAAATCTCCTACATCCTGCGACCAGGGCCAGCTGGGTTCTGCTCGGTAGCTTTGCGCAGGATGAGATGCTCTTTTTAGGGCTGTCCCCTTAGGGCGTCCAATGTGGTCTTCCGGATAAGTTGACCAAAGAGACTCTCTATCCCACATCAATCTATCGACAGTAGCAGGAAGCAGAAACCCTAGCCCCAAATGCGTATACTCCGAAGATCCTTGAGGCTGATAACGGGTTGTAATCAGTCCTCCGCTGTCAATCTTTATTTCAAACTCTATTCCTACAGTACCCATCCAGCCTGCCACTTGGCTTTGCTTGCTCTCCCCAGAAATAAGTATCGTGGCAATATCTCCTTCAAGAGATGCACTAAATTTCTTCAAAAGCCATCCACCCATTTGACCAGCTCCCAGATCGAGGAAAGGACCTCCTTCCAGAACAACTTCGCCATTGCAGGTCGCACATGTAATAAGACCGGTTAGTCGGCTGATTGAAACCATGAAGTTCGGTCCCTGTATATGCAACTCGGCCGATGTATTGACTAACTTCAACGCACCAGACGCGGGATTAGGAAGGGTGTTAGTCCTTTCTCCGACACGAATACTGACCTGGTGCACGACGATATCGCTGCTATGCGTAAAGTTAATATCCAGGACTTCTCCACGGGACCATTTACGCGAAGGTATCCTCAAATACCCGCTTGAGTGCGGCACGATGTCAGTAGGCTTCAAACGGCCGTGTTCTTGACCGATCTTCCAATCGATGTTCACTTCAGCAATATTTGTATGATCAAAGGCGTTAAAGATTGGGATCTGTAGTTCGTCGTTGTCAGGAGGAACCGGAATAGGTTTGTCATCCATGCGAATTGGAGAATAAGCTTTTTTTGTCAGCCAGTACTCTGGCTTTGGACGTCGCCACCCATCGATTACTCCCCACGGGCCATAGCCAACCGGTCCCTTTGGCAGCAAAAATACATCGTCAATCGCAGCCCAGATTGAACCTCCTAGACATCCTTTTGACTCAACAAACTTGTCACCAAAACGCTTTATACTCTTTCCCCAAAAATTGCGTACGCCGGGATCACGCCGCAAAGTATCGACGTTATAGCAAGAGATATGGCCAAACTCATCTCCTAAAACAGGGAACGATTCACTGCCAAGATCTGAGTCAACGTCAGGGTAGTGTTTGCTATATATGTCAAATGAGTTGGCACCCCATGGAGCCGTATCCGGGTAGCTGAAAATAAGTGGCCGGTTTGGATCCCGTTTCCGCGCATACTGATACTCCAGAGCGAAGTTCTCTCCCCATTCGCTTTCATTTCCTAAAGACCAGAACACCACGGCCGCGTGACCGTGATCACGTTCAATCATCTCCCGAAACTGGCTCATAAACCTTGAAGAAAACTCTTGGTCTGAGGATGGCCCCTTACCTAGCTCTGACCAGCAGACGGCAGTTTCTTCTTCTACATAAATTCCATGTCGATCACACGCGTCTAAAAACTCTTCTGTTGGCGGATAATGAGAGGTGCGTACAAAGTTGATGTTTGCTTCACGAAATAGTTTGGCATCCATTTCATCGAACTCCACTGGCACGGCGCGGCCATGCAATGGATGAATACTGTGGTGGCACACACCCCGCAACTTAACAGGCTGTCCGTTGATCTGGAGTTCGTTACCAACTCTTGCTATTGTTCTAAATCCGATGTTTCGCTCGAAGGTCTGAGTTAGTTCACCATCAATGCTTAATTTGATCTCGAGCGTGTAGAGGTTTGGGTGCTCGGCATCCCATTTCTTCGGAGCGCGGACCGTTATCACTTTGCTTGCATTTTCACCGGGATGCACACTTAAACTTTCAAGTAATTCAAAATGCTGAGGCTTGGATTTGTCCCCCAACCTGAACCGAAATTCGGCCGACTTGTAGTTTTGAGCAGATAGAGCAGCACTAAAGGCTATTACTCCGTCCTCATACTTCGAGTCGAGCGTGGCAGCCACGGAGAGATACTCAAGATGAAGGGGCGGCAGCGCAATCAGACGTACTCTCCGTAAAATACCAGCGATCGAGTGCTTCGCATAATAGCTCGCTTGTGAAATGTCATCACTACGATCGGTCACACCAACGACTAGATCGATAGTTTCCGCATCCTGCCCGATTGCGTTTGTAATCTCACAGTCCCAAGATGTAAAGCCACCGAAATGCTCGCGCACAAACGCGCCATTCACCCATACTCTTGCATGTCCATACACTCCATCGAATCTCAGAAAGAGTCGCTGGCCTTTGAATTCGCTTGGAATCTTGACCGTCCGACGGCAGGGATATTCGATATTTTCTGAAACATCGAATCCCTGCATGGCAAACTCGCCGGGTACGTGCACCGTCGACCACGACGAAGAGTCAGCTCCGCGCTTCCAAAACTGGTCTGGTGGATCGAGAGTGAACAGCCAGGGTCCCGCAAGATCGAGTACTGAATGCTGGATCGTCTTATTCGACATCGGGATGGGAACAAGCGCTTCTGGTGTCTTGACCGCGTCTGTCAAAGAGCTATGAATATTTGTGATGACGCGATCGCCAACTGATGCGTTTGCTATGGCTGAGCCAGAAGCACCGAGTTTCGCTGCGAGTGCAGCTTCGCATGAAAGCGTAATGAAGTCTCTTCTATTCAAACTTGTGTCCTCCTATTTCTACGGTTACGATATGATTTCCGCGGCCGTCCAGGGTGTCGTTATGGGTCAATCCTTCAATGACCTACAGAGAAAAGGAACGATAGCAATACATCGCGGGTATCTTGTCGCAATTACATTACCACCGCGATTACCTGATTCCTTCACCCCTATTCCAAGCACATTTGGAGTTAGAAATAGAGTTTTACAGCTCCCTGCATTACTCGTGCCGCACTGGCCGTTGACGTAATCTGGCCTACGTTTGGACTGGAAGGATCATTATTAGGAGTTCCAAAACTCGCATGATTGAACGCGTTGAAAAGTTCCCATCGAAATTGCAGCCTGTAGCGTTCCTGAAGATACCAGTTTTTGGAGAATCCCAAGTCAGCGTTATTGAGCGGGGGTCCCTGAAAAAGGTTCCTCCCCGATGTTCCAAAGGTTCCAGGAGCATTGACGCGAAATGCATTGGCGTTGAAATAGTGGTTGAGCCAGTTCTGCTTCC
It encodes:
- a CDS encoding beta-galactosidase; translated protein: MITRRKVIAYGLVAPIIPACRGFGLVALRNKPMVQEEDLEQEPSRGLPLHTFGFKDGQFMLDKKPFVMTAGELHPARIPVEYWEHRIQMVKAMGFNTVSAYLFWNYFETKQGEFDFVTENRNLEGFIQLCHKHGMWIYLRPGPYVNAFWDLGGIPAYLLQYDDIKLRNSSDVRYMASVESYISKLSSIIKPHLVHNGGPILMVQVENEYGSFHGQGINVDRGDYSIDPRHVEDLRQLWVKHGLTSVFSTNNGESQLADHPSCGLPEQPIGFDPLEVGDLLALRAKYPSVPVFSSETYSGWDALAGGKLKDAMENAGQIAGVIDAYLSRGVSFSMYVAHGGSNFGPGGSTDAGNFRFQPIGASYDYLAPINEQGRVRDTFYAIRDVVGRANGKELPIIPVQPLRIELPASQVKVRPFASIWDGNLPRAVVTNSIPLPCEHKDVGRFHGCGVLYRTTVRSTGTAKNILVIDRVADIATVFVNGQYRGSIDHSAFNKESSVARSLDLMVLPSGECVLDIFVYTFGHSSWKSMLDDRKGIIGSVTLNNTSLDTWDIYPLPMDSEYLSSLKTLTTNANAKPGKEPRMFFEFTFEIEQRGETYIDVSQWTIGAAWINGRRLGNYYCSAEKGARIGPQFALNCPGVWLRRGVNRGVIFDLFATQARDISLLKLDNVYDWKG
- a CDS encoding sodium:solute symporter family protein; its protein translation is MSRLIHLSWIDCLVMAVYFTLTVAIGFIVKRRVHTSNDYFMAGRAMPTWIAAIAFISANLGAQEVIGMGASGAKYGLATCHFYWLAVPAMVFAGLYMMPFYYGSRARSVPEYLRLRFDEKTRALNAITFAIMTIFSSGVSMYAMGKLFYLLLGWNFNISVLVAAVIVLSYVSLGGLTSAIYNEVLQFFLIVIGLAPLTWMGLRSVGGWAGLKQRLAVVSAAHGYAPGAYAHAWRYLGTAHQNPIGVEWIGLGMGLGFVLSFGYWCTDFLVVQRAMSAKSQERARLVPLVASIPKMLFPLLVILPGMIAVVAPVVLSHGSARQISAAAGSSTGILPVKLSTAGTVEHDAQGHVILDYDLATPMMLIHYYPEGLLGLGLTALLASFMSGMAGNVTAFNTVWTYDLYQAYLKPTASDAHYVMIGRVTTAVGIALSIGAAYLAASFNNIMDLLQLVFAFVNAPLFATFALGMFWKRTTGHGAFIGLLSGMGAACVHHGISLPQGSLPGIHGGFFGIHIIYASDLAQAFWTAIVAFITCVVVTIVVSLLTTPRDEPALAGLVYSLTPRLQVRSLGWYRQPEALAGGVLLAVLALNLWFF
- a CDS encoding SDR family NAD(P)-dependent oxidoreductase; translation: MDCVSRDLRFEGKVAIVTGAASGIGRATAIALANRGARVAILDRNVELGEQLAEELNAMRAECALFDKVDLAFADAVERVVSEISQKLGGIDLLAHCAGVQSYGSAVTTSVDAWERTLAIDLDSAFYITRSVLPHMQRRGGSSIVLTGSTQSLVAHRNSAAYVTGKHAIVGLMRSIALDFARAGVRANCVLPGAIDTPMIRWGASREPDPQKVLDACHSLALLGRMGTAEEVANVIVFLLSDMASYVTGASIVVDGGQLVPCGGTAFQLTGTGGDFE
- a CDS encoding RraA family protein encodes the protein MEWKDDEELFALIREHLFSSIIGDVLDLEGKNHQWLPAHCRPLLPHMVVVGRAMTVLEADVFHLPTPPFGKMLEALDSLQRHEVYIAAGCAPRYALWGELMSIAAKGRGAAGAVLAGYARDINRIRSIDFPTFCYGSYGKDQRGRGQVIDYRVPLEIEGVRVMPGDILMGDVDGVVVLPREMEETVVSRALDQARKEKTARTMLLNGARAHDVFTETGVL
- a CDS encoding mandelate racemase/muconate lactonizing enzyme family protein, with protein sequence MKITAIKTWMVEGIKYNWVFIKIWTDDGLTGIGEGTNWPGSPMILEACRHMGETLIGEDSSRIDYIWTKLYRDFNWLGQGGPVLSGISAIDIALWDIAGKRAKLPVYQLLGGAFRKQIKLYANYWFLKGTGKPEDYAEQALGIKERGFRACKMDPFAHINYWYGEDLQDNLGLTESGKKIAIERLVAVQRAVGPDFPIAVETHAMLNGPTAVEMAHRIAAAGINCMWYEEPAGPEFPKEIAAIKRQITLPVCVGERLHSRFMARPILEAGAADILMPDITRCGGIGEMKRIATMAEAFNVPIAPHNPNGPISTIAAAHVMASIPNFFYQEFMATDVPWRDTILDKPLPVRNGFYELSDDPGLGFDFVEEELDRHPGITVRRPGFYV
- a CDS encoding glycoside hydrolase family 2 TIM barrel-domain containing protein yields the protein MNRRDFITLSCEAALAAKLGASGSAIANASVGDRVITNIHSSLTDAVKTPEALVPIPMSNKTIQHSVLDLAGPWLFTLDPPDQFWKRGADSSSWSTVHVPGEFAMQGFDVSENIEYPCRRTVKIPSEFKGQRLFLRFDGVYGHARVWVNGAFVREHFGGFTSWDCEITNAIGQDAETIDLVVGVTDRSDDISQASYYAKHSIAGILRRVRLIALPPLHLEYLSVAATLDSKYEDGVIAFSAALSAQNYKSAEFRFRLGDKSKPQHFELLESLSVHPGENASKVITVRAPKKWDAEHPNLYTLEIKLSIDGELTQTFERNIGFRTIARVGNELQINGQPVKLRGVCHHSIHPLHGRAVPVEFDEMDAKLFREANINFVRTSHYPPTEEFLDACDRHGIYVEEETAVCWSELGKGPSSDQEFSSRFMSQFREMIERDHGHAAVVFWSLGNESEWGENFALEYQYARKRDPNRPLIFSYPDTAPWGANSFDIYSKHYPDVDSDLGSESFPVLGDEFGHISCYNVDTLRRDPGVRNFWGKSIKRFGDKFVESKGCLGGSIWAAIDDVFLLPKGPVGYGPWGVIDGWRRPKPEYWLTKKAYSPIRMDDKPIPVPPDNDELQIPIFNAFDHTNIAEVNIDWKIGQEHGRLKPTDIVPHSSGYLRIPSRKWSRGEVLDINFTHSSDIVVHQVSIRVGERTNTLPNPASGALKLVNTSAELHIQGPNFMVSISRLTGLITCATCNGEVVLEGGPFLDLGAGQMGGWLLKKFSASLEGDIATILISGESKQSQVAGWMGTVGIEFEIKIDSGGLITTRYQPQGSSEYTHLGLGFLLPATVDRLMWDRESLWSTYPEDHIGRPKGTALKRASHPAQSYRAEPSWPWSQDVGDFLLFGKDGPAPNSTNDFRSLKENVWYASCILAQGDIRARIEASGDVAVRASSLADGRVLLSTFNYWKYPDLEWGNYIGVAKPPAESSHEIRLRLTNIHEV